From one Spirochaetota bacterium genomic stretch:
- a CDS encoding metallophosphoesterase has protein sequence MISILLMSDIHFGSDTALPYIDDSVRFATFQKICMIAKQHSIFIIAGDLFEGTIAQNPYYSSIKDLLQSLVQEGVKIIYIPGEAELEDGSNRDVIREIPSTVTLFGSSNNYCDLVLDKEIVYCYGGNNDIASVTKASREGFHIGVFHIDLEENNHTTGDSHVISVKLLKSMPLDFYALGHHHNFSMYKYKNKIIGAYPGSPEAVTLEETGDRYVLSITVMNNEIHQIKRITVNSLRIESLTVQCDSIHSNDELQNLLKPYNKPSIVLHCILEGVRSFDSNQILAICNRCAGVMIKDNSKLSGEFICAMYKDEKTLKGYFFTELQKNFDNVAGDIMLDIINDIENICSTYKGDL, from the coding sequence ATGATTTCAATTTTGTTGATGTCTGACATACACTTTGGTTCAGATACGGCACTGCCCTATATTGATGATAGTGTCAGATTTGCCACGTTCCAGAAGATCTGTATGATTGCTAAGCAGCATTCAATTTTTATTATTGCTGGGGATCTATTTGAAGGAACTATCGCACAAAATCCCTATTATAGTTCCATAAAAGACCTGTTGCAGTCATTAGTACAGGAAGGCGTAAAAATTATATACATTCCCGGCGAAGCGGAGCTGGAGGATGGCAGTAATAGAGATGTAATACGTGAAATTCCTTCTACGGTTACATTATTTGGTAGCTCCAACAATTACTGTGATCTTGTTCTTGATAAGGAGATAGTGTATTGTTATGGAGGGAATAATGACATTGCAAGTGTTACAAAGGCAAGCAGGGAAGGTTTCCATATTGGTGTTTTCCATATTGACCTTGAAGAAAATAATCATACTACTGGTGATTCCCATGTGATTTCAGTTAAACTGTTAAAATCAATGCCCTTAGACTTTTATGCACTGGGGCATCACCATAATTTTTCAATGTATAAGTATAAGAATAAAATTATTGGAGCATATCCCGGAAGTCCTGAGGCAGTAACACTTGAGGAAACGGGTGATAGATATGTCCTTTCAATTACTGTCATGAATAATGAAATTCATCAGATAAAACGTATCACAGTAAATTCATTACGGATTGAATCGCTGACTGTACAGTGCGATAGCATCCATTCAAATGATGAGTTGCAAAACCTGCTAAAGCCGTATAACAAACCTTCTATTGTGTTACACTGTATACTGGAAGGAGTCCGCTCATTTGACAGTAATCAAATATTGGCTATATGTAACAGATGTGCTGGTGTAATGATTAAGGACAATTCAAAGCTATCGGGTGAATTTATATGTGCTATGTATAAAGATGAGAAAACACTCAAAGGCTATTTTTTTACTGAATTGCAGAAGAATTTTGACAATGTTGCTGGAGATATAATGCTGGACATTATCAATGATATTGAAAATATCTGTTCAACTTATAAAGGTGATCTGTGA
- a CDS encoding sigma-54 dependent transcriptional regulator encodes MQGINSTPTVMEISTNLPQERTGIDRIVGNNKTIISLKNKIKQIAGSKATVMILGESGTGKELIARAIHEESQRKHNQFIPVDCSTLTETIIESELFGHIKGAFTGADKNKKGLFEEANGGTIFLDEIGNLKPQIQSKLLRFLQEREIKPVGSSKIVKVDVRIISATNINVDEEIAQGNFREDLYYRLSAIELHIPPLRERRDDIPVLAEHFIHMYTHDLQKTIIGIRDDALELLSNREWKGNVRELQNVIEHAMIVEDDTILSKDTFMQILPEYKEGISQELSPLNLFKALEDFEKKHILYVLSLAHNNKSKAAKMLGISRSVLYEKLKKYGIH; translated from the coding sequence ATGCAAGGAATTAATTCAACGCCAACTGTAATGGAAATCTCAACCAATTTGCCACAGGAAAGAACAGGCATTGATAGAATAGTTGGCAACAATAAAACTATCATTTCTCTTAAAAACAAAATAAAGCAGATAGCTGGCTCAAAAGCTACAGTCATGATATTGGGCGAAAGCGGCACCGGCAAAGAACTTATTGCCCGTGCAATTCACGAGGAGAGTCAGAGAAAACATAATCAGTTTATACCTGTTGATTGCAGCACACTCACTGAAACCATCATAGAATCGGAACTGTTTGGCCATATTAAGGGAGCATTTACCGGCGCTGATAAAAATAAAAAAGGACTGTTTGAGGAAGCCAATGGTGGTACTATATTTCTTGATGAAATTGGTAACCTTAAACCACAAATACAGAGCAAGCTCTTACGTTTCTTACAGGAACGTGAAATCAAACCGGTAGGATCAAGTAAAATAGTAAAAGTTGACGTACGGATTATCAGTGCAACGAACATCAATGTGGATGAAGAAATTGCGCAGGGGAATTTCAGAGAAGACTTATACTACCGCCTCTCTGCAATTGAGCTTCATATACCACCATTACGTGAACGCCGTGATGACATACCAGTGCTTGCTGAGCACTTCATACATATGTATACGCATGACCTCCAAAAAACTATTATCGGTATACGTGATGATGCATTGGAGCTGCTTTCCAATAGAGAATGGAAAGGCAACGTCCGTGAATTACAAAATGTAATCGAACATGCAATGATTGTTGAGGACGATACCATACTATCAAAAGACACATTTATGCAAATTTTACCTGAATATAAAGAAGGTATATCACAGGAACTATCGCCCCTTAACCTTTTTAAAGCTTTAGAAGATTTTGAAAAAAAACATATTCTTTATGTGCTTTCACTTGCGCATAATAATAAATCAAAAGCAGCCAAGATGTTAGGAATCAGCAGAAGTGTATTGTATGAAAAACTAAAAAAATACGGGATACACTAA